The following coding sequences lie in one Longimicrobiaceae bacterium genomic window:
- a CDS encoding helix-turn-helix transcriptional regulator, translated as MEPSAEFCTRLRQAMVGHGLTQTELARRLDVRDATVSDWFNRGTLPSGSVMLRLPTVLGVDGHWLLTGASRDSAPIPAQLSEEERVRLEAMLDSALRIVRNAGDGGGYLRVREAGQGEKLALEAIDLHRRSGRQRAGRSGS; from the coding sequence ATGGAACCGTCCGCGGAGTTCTGCACGCGACTGCGGCAGGCTATGGTGGGGCACGGCCTCACGCAGACCGAGCTGGCGCGCCGGCTGGACGTGCGCGACGCCACGGTCAGCGACTGGTTCAACCGCGGCACCCTGCCCAGCGGCAGCGTGATGCTGCGCCTTCCCACGGTGCTGGGGGTGGACGGCCACTGGCTGCTCACCGGCGCCAGCCGCGACTCGGCGCCCATCCCCGCCCAGCTCTCGGAAGAGGAGCGCGTGCGGCTGGAGGCCATGCTGGACTCGGCGCTGCGCATCGTGCGCAACGCGGGCGACGGCGGTGGCTACCTGCGCGTCAGGGAAGCAGGCCAAGGTGAGAAGCTCGCCCTGGAGGCGATCGATCTGCACCGCCGCTCCGGGCGGCAGCGGGCGGGCCGAAGCGGAAGCTGA